A region from the Falco cherrug isolate bFalChe1 chromosome 17, bFalChe1.pri, whole genome shotgun sequence genome encodes:
- the B3GAT1 gene encoding galactosylgalactosylxylosylprotein 3-beta-glucuronosyltransferase 1 isoform X1 produces MGNEELWVQSVLEMPKRRDILAIVLIVLPWTLLITVWHQSTIAPLLAVHKDDGGDSQRDLTAGLDSKEYCLSDRDIVEVVRTEYVYTRPPPWSDTLPTIHVITPTYSRPVQKAELTRLANTLLHVPNLHWILVEDSQRRTPLITRLLRDTGLNYTHLNVETPRNYKLRGDMRDPRIPRGTMQRNLALRWLRETFNKNNSQPGIVYFADDDNTYSLELFEEMRSTRKVSVWPVAFVGGLRYESPKVNAAGKVYGWKTVFDPHRPFAIDMAGFAVNLRLILQRSQAYFKLRGVKGGYQESSLLRELVTLNDLEPKAANCTKILVWHTRTEKPVLVNEGKKGFTDPNVEI; encoded by the exons ATGG GTAATGAGGAGCTGTGGGTCCAGTCAGTCTTGGAGATGCCGAAGAGACGAGACATCCTGGCTATCGTGCTGATAGTTCTGCCCTGGACACTACTAATCACCGTCTGGCACCAGAGCACCATTGCTCCACTGCTTGCAGTGCACAAGG ATGATGGTGGTGACTCCCAGCGTGATCTCACTGCAGGCTTGGACTCCAAGGAATACTGCTTGTCGGACCGGGACATTGTGGAGGTGGTGAGGACAGAATATGTTTATACCCGCCCACCCCCGTGGTCAGACACCCTTCCCACCATCCACGTCATTACACCCACCTACAGCCGGCCTGTGCAGAAGGCAGAGCTGACGCGCCTGGCCAACACCCTCCTGCACGTGCCAAACCTGCACTGGATCCTGGTGGAGGACTCCCAGCGGCGCACACCTCTCATCACCCGGCTGCTGCGGGACACGGGGCTGAACTACACCCACCTCAACGTGGAGACACCCCGCAACTACAAGCTGCGGGGAGACATGAGGGATCCCCGCATTCCCCGGGGGACCATGCAGAGGAACCTTGCTCTGAGATGGTTGAGAGAGACctttaacaaaaataacagcCAGCCTGGGATTGTTTACTTTGCTGATGATGATAACACCTACAGCCTGGAGCTCTTTGAGGAG ATGCGCAGCACCAGGAAGGTGTCAGTGTGGCCAGTAGCCTTCGTCGGTGGCTTGCGCTACGAGTCACCCAAAGTGAACGCCGCAGGGAAGGTCTATGGCTGGAAAACTGTGTTCGACCCCCACCGCCCCTTTGCTATAGACATGGCAGGGTTTGCTGTGAACCTCAGACTGATTCTCCAGCGATCTCAGGCTTACTTCAAACTGCGAGGAGTGAAGGGAGGCTACCAGGAGAGCAGCCTGCTCCGGGAACTAGTGACCTTGAATGACCTTGAGCCGAAAGCTGCCAATTGCACTAAG
- the B3GAT1 gene encoding galactosylgalactosylxylosylprotein 3-beta-glucuronosyltransferase 1 isoform X2, with protein MPKRRDILAIVLIVLPWTLLITVWHQSTIAPLLAVHKDDGGDSQRDLTAGLDSKEYCLSDRDIVEVVRTEYVYTRPPPWSDTLPTIHVITPTYSRPVQKAELTRLANTLLHVPNLHWILVEDSQRRTPLITRLLRDTGLNYTHLNVETPRNYKLRGDMRDPRIPRGTMQRNLALRWLRETFNKNNSQPGIVYFADDDNTYSLELFEEMRSTRKVSVWPVAFVGGLRYESPKVNAAGKVYGWKTVFDPHRPFAIDMAGFAVNLRLILQRSQAYFKLRGVKGGYQESSLLRELVTLNDLEPKAANCTKILVWHTRTEKPVLVNEGKKGFTDPNVEI; from the exons ATGCCGAAGAGACGAGACATCCTGGCTATCGTGCTGATAGTTCTGCCCTGGACACTACTAATCACCGTCTGGCACCAGAGCACCATTGCTCCACTGCTTGCAGTGCACAAGG ATGATGGTGGTGACTCCCAGCGTGATCTCACTGCAGGCTTGGACTCCAAGGAATACTGCTTGTCGGACCGGGACATTGTGGAGGTGGTGAGGACAGAATATGTTTATACCCGCCCACCCCCGTGGTCAGACACCCTTCCCACCATCCACGTCATTACACCCACCTACAGCCGGCCTGTGCAGAAGGCAGAGCTGACGCGCCTGGCCAACACCCTCCTGCACGTGCCAAACCTGCACTGGATCCTGGTGGAGGACTCCCAGCGGCGCACACCTCTCATCACCCGGCTGCTGCGGGACACGGGGCTGAACTACACCCACCTCAACGTGGAGACACCCCGCAACTACAAGCTGCGGGGAGACATGAGGGATCCCCGCATTCCCCGGGGGACCATGCAGAGGAACCTTGCTCTGAGATGGTTGAGAGAGACctttaacaaaaataacagcCAGCCTGGGATTGTTTACTTTGCTGATGATGATAACACCTACAGCCTGGAGCTCTTTGAGGAG ATGCGCAGCACCAGGAAGGTGTCAGTGTGGCCAGTAGCCTTCGTCGGTGGCTTGCGCTACGAGTCACCCAAAGTGAACGCCGCAGGGAAGGTCTATGGCTGGAAAACTGTGTTCGACCCCCACCGCCCCTTTGCTATAGACATGGCAGGGTTTGCTGTGAACCTCAGACTGATTCTCCAGCGATCTCAGGCTTACTTCAAACTGCGAGGAGTGAAGGGAGGCTACCAGGAGAGCAGCCTGCTCCGGGAACTAGTGACCTTGAATGACCTTGAGCCGAAAGCTGCCAATTGCACTAAG